One stretch of Miscanthus floridulus cultivar M001 chromosome 18, ASM1932011v1, whole genome shotgun sequence DNA includes these proteins:
- the LOC136522908 gene encoding protein MICRORCHIDIA 6-like isoform X2, with protein MDAHRDTKPFVSPITATAIQRSLHGPSARQPPALPSEHGGARVLAGLQPQAQPQAAACVLSRAASELSGGVGGRTSGADEALESASARRPCLSPRLSRKFWSAGDYDAAATGSAPQPPSVQNRMCIHPEFLHSNATSHKWPFGAVAELLDNAVDEIEKGGATRILLDKIIDKRNGSPALLVQDDGGGMDPNSLRRCMSFGFSEKQSGSSIGQYGNGFKTSTMRLGADAIVFSRCTKSGEPTQSIGLLSYTFLVETGQTDVVVPVVDYKCNLMKGQTQRLERHGSELFSSNLSVLLKWSPFATEEELMQNFCDIGPHGTKIIVFNLWSNDDGKLELDFDMNPENVF; from the exons ATGGACGCGCACAGAGACACCAAGCCCTTCGTCTCCCCCATCACGGCCACCGCCATACAGCGGAGCCTCCACGGCCCTAGCGCCCGTCAGCCGCCGGCGTTGCCATCGGAGCACGGTGGCGCTCGAGTGTTAGCCGGCCTGCAACCGCAAGCTCAGCCTCAAGCAGCAGCGTGCGTCCTGAGCCGGGCCGCTTCGGAGCTGTCGGGCGGTGTCGGCGGCCGAACCAGTGGCGCCGATGAGGCACTCGAGAGTGCCTCGGCTCGTCGTCCTTGCCTTTCACCGCGGTTGAGTAGGAAATTCTGGAGCGCCGGCGATTATGACGCGGCGGCGACGGGCTCTGCGCCGCAGCCTCCGA GTGTGCAGAATCGCATGTGCATCCACCCTGAATTTCTCCACTCCAACGCAACTTCGCATAAATGGCCATTTGGAG CCGTGGCAGAGTTGTTGGATAACGCGGTGGATGAG ATAGAAAAGGGTGGTGCTACAAGAATATTGTTGGACAAAATCATTGACAAACGGAATGGATCACCAGCTTTACTAGTTCAAG ATGATGGTGGAGGCATGGATCCTAATTCCTTGAGGCGGTGCATGAGCTTTGGATTTTCAGAGAAACAATCAGGGTCTTCTATTGGACAAT ATGGAAATGGATTTAAGACTAGCACAATGCGGCTTGGGGCAGATGCTATTGTTTTTAGCCGCTGCACAAAGAGCGG TGAGCCTACACAATCCATTGGCCTCCTATCTTACACTTTCTTGGTGGAAACTGGACAGACAGATGTTGTAGTTCCTGTG GTGGATTATAAATGCAATCTAATGAAAGGACAAACTCAGAGATTGGAGCGTCATGGTTCAGAGCTATTCTCCTCAAATTTGTCAGTGTTGTTGAAATGGTCCCCTTTTGCAACAGAAGAAGAGCTGATGCAGAAT TTTTGTGACATTGGTCCACATGGCACCAAGATTATAGTGTTCAATTTGTGGTCCAACGATGATGGTAAATTGGAGCTCGACTTTGACATGAACCCAGAG AATGTTTTTTAA
- the LOC136522908 gene encoding protein MICRORCHIDIA 6-like isoform X1 — MDAHRDTKPFVSPITATAIQRSLHGPSARQPPALPSEHGGARVLAGLQPQAQPQAAACVLSRAASELSGGVGGRTSGADEALESASARRPCLSPRLSRKFWSAGDYDAAATGSAPQPPSVQNRMCIHPEFLHSNATSHKWPFGAVAELLDNAVDEIEKGGATRILLDKIIDKRNGSPALLVQDDGGGMDPNSLRRCMSFGFSEKQSGSSIGQYGNGFKTSTMRLGADAIVFSRCTKSGEPTQSIGLLSYTFLVETGQTDVVVPVVDYKCNLMKGQTQRLERHGSELFSSNLSVLLKWSPFATEEELMQNFCDIGPHGTKIIVFNLWSNDDGKLELDFDMNPEVGIFAYWSCEL, encoded by the exons ATGGACGCGCACAGAGACACCAAGCCCTTCGTCTCCCCCATCACGGCCACCGCCATACAGCGGAGCCTCCACGGCCCTAGCGCCCGTCAGCCGCCGGCGTTGCCATCGGAGCACGGTGGCGCTCGAGTGTTAGCCGGCCTGCAACCGCAAGCTCAGCCTCAAGCAGCAGCGTGCGTCCTGAGCCGGGCCGCTTCGGAGCTGTCGGGCGGTGTCGGCGGCCGAACCAGTGGCGCCGATGAGGCACTCGAGAGTGCCTCGGCTCGTCGTCCTTGCCTTTCACCGCGGTTGAGTAGGAAATTCTGGAGCGCCGGCGATTATGACGCGGCGGCGACGGGCTCTGCGCCGCAGCCTCCGA GTGTGCAGAATCGCATGTGCATCCACCCTGAATTTCTCCACTCCAACGCAACTTCGCATAAATGGCCATTTGGAG CCGTGGCAGAGTTGTTGGATAACGCGGTGGATGAG ATAGAAAAGGGTGGTGCTACAAGAATATTGTTGGACAAAATCATTGACAAACGGAATGGATCACCAGCTTTACTAGTTCAAG ATGATGGTGGAGGCATGGATCCTAATTCCTTGAGGCGGTGCATGAGCTTTGGATTTTCAGAGAAACAATCAGGGTCTTCTATTGGACAAT ATGGAAATGGATTTAAGACTAGCACAATGCGGCTTGGGGCAGATGCTATTGTTTTTAGCCGCTGCACAAAGAGCGG TGAGCCTACACAATCCATTGGCCTCCTATCTTACACTTTCTTGGTGGAAACTGGACAGACAGATGTTGTAGTTCCTGTG GTGGATTATAAATGCAATCTAATGAAAGGACAAACTCAGAGATTGGAGCGTCATGGTTCAGAGCTATTCTCCTCAAATTTGTCAGTGTTGTTGAAATGGTCCCCTTTTGCAACAGAAGAAGAGCTGATGCAGAAT TTTTGTGACATTGGTCCACATGGCACCAAGATTATAGTGTTCAATTTGTGGTCCAACGATGATGGTAAATTGGAGCTCGACTTTGACATGAACCCAGAG GTGGGAATCTTTGCGTATTGGTCCTGTGAATTGTGA